From the genome of Burkholderiales bacterium, one region includes:
- the rpsT gene encoding 30S ribosomal protein S20, with the protein MANSAQAKKRAIQSEKRRRHNTSLRSKLRTAIKRVKKAIDAGDKTAAEAVFRTSISTLDSIADKRIIHKNKAARHKSRLSASIKALA; encoded by the coding sequence ATGGCCAATAGCGCACAAGCGAAAAAACGCGCAATCCAGTCCGAAAAAAGGCGCCGCCACAACACGAGCCTGCGCTCCAAGTTGCGCACCGCGATCAAGCGCGTCAAAAAAGCAATCGATGCCGGCGACAAAACGGCCGCCGAAGCGGTATTCCGCACCTCGATTTCGACCCTGGATTCGATTGCGGATAAGCGCATCATTCACAAGAACAAGGCGGCACGGCACAAAAGCCGGCTGTCGGCTTCGATCAAGGCGCTGGCCTAG